From one Streptomyces sp. ICC1 genomic stretch:
- a CDS encoding amidohydrolase yields the protein MQSSSSAGAPPAPASSASSAAPPAPLSRRGLLAAAGAVGAAGLLGAGPAAAAPGAASGAASGAASGGRGSAALVVRNASVFTGTGGRGPVRAVAVGRDGRILATGTDEALRRYAGRDTEVVDARGNTVMSGIHDGHVHPLGAGERSLSPSLDGAETTPEQLREILTGFLADTGGAGAEPDRWLVVEDWNPVGLLPVGTSPHHTVLDALPTRRPVVLVGGDGHNLWANRRALDVAGITAATPDPVGGKVVKGADGQPTGVLKDDAQGLVKRHVPEHTRAELVAACTEVLRLAAASGVTTMMDALVGRRELELYQALSAAGALPQRIVPAIRLDAEQAKDPAGSLAYARGLRREFGSADGVPGLRFGTVKVFLDGVIEYPAQTAALLEPYLDGKGKPTANRGELYTSAADYGRLSAAFNRAGWQMHAHGLGDRAVRTALDGYAYARRVTGHRDARNAVAHLQLVDPADLRRFAQLGVAACMQLQWAARDTWTMEALLPYIGPRRHRWMYPARSLEKAGARLAGGSDWPVDALQVWNQLRTAIDRQGVFGAGELYREQEGLSRETVLRMHTSGTAWQLRQEELTGTVEVGKAADLVVLDRDVTRCPVADIGGTEVRMTLVGGRVVHDADSTSGRAASARVARAAAAGPRPASYPASYAAVHGGGRHHACGH from the coding sequence ATGCAGTCTTCTTCCTCCGCCGGGGCTCCCCCGGCCCCGGCGTCCTCGGCCTCCTCGGCGGCCCCGCCGGCCCCGCTGTCCCGCCGGGGGCTCCTCGCGGCCGCCGGAGCCGTCGGCGCGGCGGGCCTGCTGGGTGCGGGACCCGCCGCGGCCGCCCCCGGGGCCGCTTCCGGAGCCGCCTCCGGGGCCGCTTCCGGCGGGCGCGGTTCGGCCGCCCTGGTGGTCCGCAACGCCTCGGTGTTCACCGGGACCGGCGGCCGGGGGCCCGTGCGGGCCGTCGCCGTCGGCCGGGACGGCAGGATCCTGGCCACCGGGACCGACGAGGCGCTGCGCCGGTACGCCGGCCGGGACACCGAGGTGGTCGACGCCCGCGGCAACACGGTGATGAGCGGGATCCACGACGGCCACGTCCACCCGCTGGGCGCCGGCGAGCGCTCGCTGAGCCCCTCCCTGGACGGCGCGGAGACCACCCCGGAGCAGCTCCGGGAGATCCTGACCGGCTTCCTGGCCGACACCGGCGGCGCCGGCGCCGAACCCGACCGCTGGCTGGTGGTCGAGGACTGGAACCCGGTCGGGCTGCTCCCCGTGGGCACCAGCCCGCACCACACGGTGCTGGACGCGCTCCCGACCCGGCGGCCCGTCGTCCTCGTCGGCGGCGACGGGCACAACCTGTGGGCCAACCGGCGGGCCCTGGACGTCGCCGGGATCACGGCGGCCACCCCCGACCCGGTCGGCGGCAAGGTGGTCAAGGGCGCGGACGGACAGCCCACGGGCGTCCTCAAGGACGACGCGCAGGGGCTGGTGAAGCGGCACGTACCGGAGCACACGCGGGCCGAACTGGTCGCGGCCTGCACCGAGGTGCTGCGGCTGGCGGCCGCCTCCGGGGTCACCACGATGATGGACGCCCTGGTCGGGCGGCGCGAGCTGGAGCTCTACCAGGCGCTCTCCGCGGCGGGCGCCCTGCCGCAGCGGATCGTCCCCGCGATCCGGCTGGACGCGGAGCAGGCCAAGGACCCGGCGGGCTCGCTGGCCTACGCACGGGGCCTGCGGCGGGAGTTCGGGTCCGCGGACGGGGTGCCGGGGCTCCGGTTCGGGACGGTCAAGGTCTTCCTGGACGGGGTCATCGAGTACCCCGCGCAGACGGCCGCCCTGCTGGAGCCGTACCTCGACGGGAAGGGGAAGCCGACCGCGAACCGGGGCGAGCTCTACACCTCGGCGGCGGACTACGGCCGGCTCAGCGCCGCCTTCAACCGGGCCGGCTGGCAGATGCACGCCCACGGCCTCGGAGACCGGGCGGTGCGCACCGCCCTGGACGGGTACGCGTACGCCCGGCGGGTGACGGGCCACCGGGACGCCCGCAACGCGGTGGCCCACCTGCAGCTCGTGGACCCCGCGGACCTGCGGCGCTTCGCGCAGCTGGGCGTCGCGGCGTGCATGCAGCTCCAGTGGGCGGCGCGGGACACCTGGACGATGGAGGCGCTGCTCCCCTACATCGGGCCCCGGCGGCACCGGTGGATGTACCCGGCGCGCAGCCTGGAGAAGGCGGGCGCGCGGCTGGCGGGCGGCTCCGACTGGCCGGTGGACGCCCTCCAGGTGTGGAACCAGCTGCGGACGGCGATCGACCGGCAGGGCGTGTTCGGGGCGGGCGAGTTGTACCGGGAGCAGGAGGGGCTGAGCCGGGAGACCGTCTTGCGGATGCACACGTCGGGGACTGCGTGGCAGCTGCGCCAGGAGGAGCTGACCGGCACGGTCGAGGTGGGCAAGGCGGCGGACCTGGTGGTGCTGGACCGGGACGTGACGCGCTGTCCCGTGGCCGACATCGGCGGGACGGAGGTACGGATGACCCTGGTCGGCGGACGCGTGGTGCACGACGCGGATTCGACGTCGGGGCGGGCGGCTTCGGCGCGGGTGGCCCGGGCCGCGGCGGCGGGCCCGCGGCCGGCCTCGTACCCGGCCTCGTACGCGGCGGTCCACGGGGGCGGTCGGCACCACGCCTGCGGGCACTGA
- the acnA gene encoding aconitate hydratase AcnA, whose product MSANSFDARSTLQVGDESYEIFKLDKVEGSARLPYSLKVLLENLLRTEDGANITADHIRSLGNWDSQAQPSEEIQFTPARVIMQDFTGVPCVVDLATMREAVKALGGDPAKINPLSPAEMVIDHSVIADKFGTADAFAQNVELEYGRNKERYQFLRWGQTAFDDFKVVPPGTGIVHQVNIEHLARTVMVRNGQAYPDTLVGTDSHTTMVNGLGVLGWGVGGIEAEAAMLGQPVSMLIPRVVGFKLTGELPAGTTATDLVLTITEMLRKHGVVGKFVEFYGVGVAATSLANRATIGNMSPEFGSTAAIFPIDDETLKYLRLTGRDAQQVALVEAYAKAQGVWLDPAAEPDFSERLELDLSTVVPSIAGPKRPQDRIVLANASQQFAQDVRNYVNDDEESGKESFPASDSPTSTNGVPTKPTPVTLADGTSFEIDHGAVTVAAITSCTNTSNPYVMVAAALVAKKAVEKGLTRKPWVKTTLAPGSKVVTDYFDKAGLTPYLDKMGFNLVGYGCTTCIGNSGPLEEEISKAINDADLAVTSVLSGNRNFEGRINPDVKMNYLASPPLVVAYAIAGSMKVDITKDAIATDSEGKPVFLADIWPTEAEVNDVVANAIGEDMFNKSYQDVFAGDAQWQALEIPTGNTFEWDPQSTYVRKPPYFEGMTMETTPVSDIAGARVLAKLGDSVTTDHISPAGAIKADTPAGKYLTEHGVERRDFNSYGSRRGNHEVMIRGTFANIRLRNQIAAGTEGGFTRDFTVDGAPVAFIYDASQNYQAAGIPLVILAGKEYGSGSSRDWAAKGTALLGVKAVIAESYERIHRSNLIGMGVLPLQFPEGATAASLGLSGEETFAFTGVEELNDGTTPRTVKVTTDTGVEFDAVVRIDTPGEADYYRNGGIMQYVLRNLIRG is encoded by the coding sequence GTGTCGGCGAACAGCTTCGACGCCCGCAGCACGCTGCAGGTGGGCGACGAGTCGTACGAGATCTTCAAGCTGGACAAGGTCGAGGGCTCCGCCCGCCTTCCCTACAGCCTGAAGGTCCTGCTGGAGAACCTGCTCCGTACCGAGGACGGCGCGAACATCACCGCCGACCACATCCGGTCGCTCGGCAACTGGGACTCGCAGGCCCAGCCCAGCGAGGAGATCCAGTTCACGCCGGCCCGCGTGATCATGCAGGACTTCACCGGCGTCCCCTGCGTCGTGGACCTCGCCACCATGCGCGAGGCCGTGAAGGCCCTCGGCGGCGACCCGGCGAAGATCAACCCGCTCTCGCCCGCCGAGATGGTCATCGACCACTCGGTCATCGCCGACAAGTTCGGCACGGCCGACGCGTTCGCGCAGAACGTCGAGCTGGAGTACGGCCGCAACAAGGAGCGCTACCAGTTCCTGCGCTGGGGCCAGACCGCCTTCGACGACTTCAAGGTGGTCCCCCCGGGCACCGGCATCGTCCACCAGGTCAACATCGAGCACCTGGCCCGCACGGTCATGGTCCGAAACGGCCAGGCGTACCCCGACACCCTCGTCGGCACCGACTCGCACACCACGATGGTCAACGGCCTGGGCGTACTGGGCTGGGGCGTCGGCGGCATCGAGGCCGAGGCCGCGATGCTCGGCCAGCCGGTCTCCATGCTGATCCCGCGCGTCGTGGGCTTCAAGCTGACCGGCGAGCTGCCGGCCGGCACCACCGCCACCGACCTCGTGCTGACCATCACCGAGATGCTCCGCAAGCACGGTGTCGTCGGCAAGTTCGTCGAGTTCTACGGTGTGGGCGTCGCCGCCACCTCCCTCGCGAACCGCGCCACCATCGGCAACATGTCGCCGGAGTTCGGTTCCACCGCCGCCATCTTCCCGATCGACGACGAGACCCTGAAGTACCTGCGCCTGACCGGCCGCGACGCCCAGCAGGTCGCGCTCGTCGAGGCCTACGCCAAGGCCCAGGGCGTGTGGCTGGACCCGGCCGCCGAGCCGGACTTCTCCGAGAGGCTGGAGCTCGACCTCTCCACGGTCGTCCCCTCCATCGCCGGCCCGAAGCGCCCGCAGGACCGCATCGTCCTCGCGAACGCCTCCCAGCAGTTCGCCCAGGACGTGCGCAACTACGTCAACGACGACGAGGAGTCCGGCAAGGAGTCCTTCCCGGCGTCCGACTCGCCGACGTCCACCAACGGCGTGCCCACCAAGCCGACCCCGGTGACCCTGGCCGACGGCACCTCCTTCGAGATCGACCACGGCGCCGTCACGGTCGCCGCGATCACCTCGTGCACCAACACCTCGAACCCCTACGTCATGGTCGCCGCGGCGCTCGTGGCGAAGAAGGCCGTCGAGAAGGGCCTCACCCGCAAGCCGTGGGTCAAGACCACCCTGGCCCCGGGCTCGAAGGTCGTCACCGACTACTTCGACAAGGCCGGCCTGACCCCCTACCTCGACAAGATGGGCTTCAACCTCGTCGGGTACGGCTGCACCACCTGCATCGGCAACTCGGGTCCGCTGGAGGAGGAGATCTCCAAGGCGATCAACGACGCCGACCTCGCGGTCACCTCGGTCCTCTCGGGCAACCGCAACTTCGAGGGCCGCATCAACCCCGACGTCAAGATGAACTACCTGGCCTCCCCGCCGCTGGTCGTCGCGTACGCCATCGCGGGCTCCATGAAGGTGGACATCACCAAGGACGCCATCGCCACGGACTCCGAGGGCAAGCCGGTCTTCCTCGCGGACATCTGGCCCACCGAGGCCGAGGTCAACGACGTCGTCGCGAACGCGATCGGCGAGGACATGTTCAACAAGTCCTACCAGGACGTCTTCGCGGGTGACGCCCAGTGGCAGGCGCTGGAGATCCCGACCGGCAACACCTTCGAGTGGGACCCGCAGTCCACCTACGTGCGCAAGCCCCCCTACTTCGAGGGCATGACGATGGAGACCACCCCGGTCTCCGACATCGCCGGCGCGCGCGTGCTGGCGAAGCTGGGCGACTCGGTCACCACCGACCACATCTCCCCGGCCGGTGCGATCAAGGCCGACACCCCGGCCGGCAAGTACCTCACGGAGCACGGCGTCGAGCGCCGCGACTTCAACTCGTACGGTTCCCGCCGAGGCAACCACGAGGTCATGATCCGCGGCACGTTCGCGAACATTCGCCTTCGCAACCAGATCGCCGCGGGCACCGAGGGCGGCTTCACCCGCGACTTCACCGTCGACGGCGCGCCGGTCGCCTTCATCTACGACGCCTCGCAGAACTACCAGGCCGCCGGCATCCCGCTGGTCATCCTGGCGGGCAAGGAGTACGGCTCCGGCTCGTCCCGCGACTGGGCGGCCAAGGGCACCGCGCTGCTCGGCGTCAAGGCCGTCATCGCGGAGTCCTACGAGCGCATCCACCGCTCCAACCTGATCGGCATGGGCGTCCTGCCCCTGCAGTTCCCCGAGGGCGCCACGGCGGCCTCCCTGGGCCTCTCCGGCGAGGAGACCTTCGCCTTCACCGGAGTGGAGGAGCTGAACGACGGCACCACCCCGCGCACGGTCAAGGTGACCACCGACACCGGCGTGGAGTTCGACGCGGTCGTCCGCATCGACACCCCCGGTGAGGCGGACTACTACCGCAACGGCGGCATCATGCAGTACGTGCTCCGCAACCTCATCCGTGGATAA
- a CDS encoding LacI family DNA-binding transcriptional regulator, whose product MSAPVPVSGPRPGAMPAPAPVPGPTLADVARAAEVSTATVSHALNGTGRLGESTRRRVREVAGALGYGARRGPHSRSLGVAVTTYAGFAWDFARIAYFSRLLTAATSAAHAHGYALTTLPADRGAEPLWHNLAVDGMLLLDTPADDPVLRALRARGLPVVFDGRPPDPRPQDVWVDNDHTATTREVLDHLAESGARRIALHSAYGREHYTAAVTSAYEQWCAERGRTPLVVPFDPNDAAGHAFDSAFEGPDRPDAVHCAYDPGGRQVLAAAARHGLRIPGRPSADGSGLDGLLLVCASEDPAYAENEPPVTTVTFDPDRIAATAVSALVKLVESGHAKSPGQLTVRAGLRVRASSRPPRMY is encoded by the coding sequence GTGTCAGCGCCCGTTCCCGTCTCCGGTCCGCGGCCCGGTGCCATGCCGGCGCCCGCGCCCGTGCCCGGTCCGACCCTCGCCGACGTCGCGCGCGCCGCCGAGGTGTCCACGGCGACCGTCTCGCACGCGCTCAACGGCACCGGCCGGCTCGGCGAGTCGACCCGCCGCCGGGTGCGCGAGGTGGCCGGGGCCCTGGGCTACGGCGCCCGGCGCGGCCCGCACAGCCGCAGCCTCGGCGTCGCCGTGACCACGTACGCCGGTTTCGCCTGGGACTTCGCGCGGATCGCCTACTTCTCCCGGCTCCTCACCGCCGCCACCTCGGCCGCGCACGCCCACGGCTACGCCCTGACCACGCTGCCCGCCGACCGGGGCGCCGAGCCGCTGTGGCACAACCTCGCGGTGGACGGGATGCTCCTGCTCGACACCCCGGCCGACGACCCGGTGCTGCGCGCGCTGCGGGCGCGGGGCCTGCCCGTGGTCTTCGACGGGCGCCCGCCCGATCCCCGGCCGCAGGACGTGTGGGTGGACAACGACCACACCGCGACCACCCGCGAGGTGCTGGACCACCTCGCGGAGTCCGGTGCCCGGCGGATCGCCCTGCACTCGGCGTACGGCCGGGAGCACTACACCGCGGCCGTCACCTCGGCCTACGAGCAGTGGTGCGCCGAGCGCGGCCGGACTCCGCTCGTGGTCCCCTTCGACCCGAACGACGCGGCCGGGCACGCCTTCGACTCCGCGTTCGAGGGCCCGGACCGGCCCGACGCCGTCCACTGCGCGTACGACCCGGGGGGACGGCAGGTGCTGGCCGCCGCCGCGCGCCACGGCCTTCGGATACCCGGCCGCCCGTCCGCGGACGGGAGCGGGCTGGACGGCCTGCTGCTGGTGTGCGCCAGCGAGGATCCGGCGTACGCCGAGAACGAACCCCCAGTGACCACCGTCACTTTCGATCCGGACCGGATCGCCGCCACGGCGGTCTCAGCCCTGGTCAAGCTCGTCGAATCCGGACACGCGAAATCGCCCGGCCAGCTGACCGTGCGGGCGGGGCTGAGGGTGCGTGCCTCGTCCCGGCCCCCTCGCATGTACTAG